The Mucilaginibacter terrae region ATTATACGGAGGAACAGCCACGCCGTTTACAAACCATTGAAAGGTTGCATTGGGGTTTTCACAATTGGCACCACCCGCCACACTGCTTACTACCTGGCCGGCATATGATGTATTGGTAAATGTTAATTCTTTACCGGTACAACCTACCGATGGGCCACCAATGATCGTTTTTGGTGGTGACAACACGGCCTGGTCCCCGCTCAGGTTTTTACTCTGATCAGGACAGTAAACATTTGACACCCTGAACGAAACCTCGAATTTATTGGTAACCGTACCTTCGGCATTCTTGGCTCCGCATGATGATACAGCATAGTCATGAGTTAATATACCGCCGGTCGACGCTATCTGGTAATAGGTTAAATTCGTCGTAAGCCCATCTCCCCATCTTATGGTATATAAAGTGCCCGGATAATTGTTTTGGATACCGCCGCCACCGGTAATATTAACACTGTATGATACCGTTGCCTTGCTGTTTTCAGGTAAACAAACACTTGATGAGTTTTGAGTTTGAAAACTATTACGCACAAAGTTATTTAGCAATAAATAGCCTTTGGTACCTACAATGCCATTATTTACTGCTTTTACAAAAATGGTATAATCATTGGTTTTAGCATTAAACGTGCCTGTACCGTTAATAGGAATGGTTTGTTCGTCGTTCTGATTTAAATCATCGTAAAAGTTAGCGGTTACTGTTGAACCGGTAGTTGATTCATTGACAAATAAAAACGGAAATCCATCGGTTGCAAAACAGGTTCCGTAAACCTCAGGATAAGATGGGTTTACCGTGTTTGAATTGACCTTGGCTATGACCGCAGTACCGGCACTTATGGTAAAAGCGTTTGAGGCGGCACTTACCGTAGCCGGACTGGTAGTTTTAATACGTACTTTGTAGCCTGTACCCGGTGTAGTATTTGCAGGTATTAAGCCATTTACAAAACCGGTGTAATATCCGCTAAATTCGCCTATCTTTTTTTCGGTAGTAAAGTTACCGTTAGCATCAGATAAAAATAGCTGAAAAAGGTTGCCGCTAACCGCGATCTTCCCGTCAGCGTCTGTAATTTTAATAGCAGCAGCAATACTCGAGCCGGGGGCGTATGGTCCCGGGTCTACCGTACGTATAGCCACCGTTTGGGCATACAATGCCGATGAACCCATCAATACTCCCCAACACAATAAAAAAATCCTTACAGCACCTTTGATAGATAATCTCACCATTTATGTTTTTCAGCGGTAAATAAGCCAGTTAACTGTTGGTTACATCAGTTTGTACCTTTTACGGTAGTAGTGCAGAAAGGTTGTTGCAACAATAAAATTTATACAAAATCGGGGTATCAACAGTGCATAAATGGTTTCCTTTGAGAGAGAGAACCCCAAAGTTCTAAGTAAGTTTTAATAAATAGGAGTGATATTAAAATATTTATAAAAGGGAAAACCGGCTGTGTTGATCCAATATTTAGCTTAAATACCGGATTTAATTATAGGGTTATTTAAATATCGAAAAAGGTAAATAATAACACCAAAGGGAAAATTCTATTAAACAATAGAAAAATTGAAGCTTTCTAATTAGCCATCCAAGGGTGAAGTACCGGCATGTCAAAAAATTAATAAACAATTATTTTAAAACACCTGCATAAAAAAATAAAGTTTCAATCAACCAAAGAAAAGATACGCCACAAAAATAGCAGCAATAACCCCGGCCAAATCGGCTATTAAACCGGCTGGTATGGCATAGCGGGTTTTCTTAATACCAACCGATCCAAAGTACAGGGCTACAATGTAAAATGTGGTATCGGCCGAACCATTGAATATGCATGCTAAGCGTCCGGCAAAGCTATCAGGGTTAAAAGTCTTCATTACATCCATCATCATAGCTTTAGCGCCCGAGCCACTGAGTGGCTTCATTAAGGCTACCGGCAGTGCATCGGTAAAACGTGTGTCCACGTTAAGCATAGTAAAACCAGCTTTAAAGCCGTCAATGATGTAATTTAGTGCCCCAGAGCTACGAAATACGGCTATAGCCGCCAACATGGCAACCAGGTACGGAATAATTTTGATCGAAGTTTCAAGTCCGCCTTTTGCTCCCTCGATAAAGGTTTCAAATACATTAACTTTTTTGTACAATGCACCCAGTATGAATACAACCGGTATTAAAAAAAGCAACAGGTTACTTGCAACTTTTGATACCGTACTTATTTCATCTTTTGATAAGTAAGCCGAAAAATACCAAACCAGTAAGCCTATAAAGGCAGTAAAGCCGCCTAACCAGCCCAGTACAACTTTATCAAACAGGTTAATGCGTTGCTTAACCGCAACCGCCAGCATCCCCACAATGGTTGCTACATAAGTGGCTATAATGCAGGGAATAAAAATATCGGTAGGGTCGGTGGCTTTAAAAATGGCCCGTTGTGCAATAATACTTACAGGCAGCAGGGTTAAACCCGATGTATGCAACACCAAAAACATGATCTGTGCATTGGATGCGGTGTCTTTGCTGGGGTTTAGTTCCTGTAAACTCCCCATAGCTTTAAGGCCCAATGGTGTGGCAGCATTGTCAAGCCCCAATAAGTTGGCCGAAAAGTTCATCATCATTTGCCCGGTAGCAGGGTGGTTTTTAGGAACCTCCGGAAACAAACGATTAAAAAATGGGCCCACTATACGCGAGAGGAAATTTATGGCACCAGCCTTTTCGCCTATATTCATTATTCCTAACCAAAAGGCCATTGTGCCAATAAGTGGCAATGCAATGCTCATTACTGCAGTCTGGGTCGAATCAAAAAGGCTTTCAACCAGCAACTGAAAGGCATCTACCTGGCCTAAAAAAACGAGCTTTGCCAAGGCAACAAAAAATGCAATAATAAATAGTGCTATCCAGATATAATTGAGCGCCATGTAAAAGAGATGATGATAGTTTAGTTGTAAGCCGTTATTTGTTTATCAGATACGATGCGTATGTCGTAATCCTTTTTAATGGGGTTGTAGGGTACCTTATCGGTTATCATTACATAGATATTTCCCAGATCTTTTACCTTGTAATTAGTAACGCCCGAGTTATCTTCCTTGCTAAGCAGAAATGGTTCAATAGAATTATTTACAAGGTTTAGCTGCTGTAATTCATCAGTTGCGATATAGATGTACAGGCGTCTTCCATCGGCACGTATTTCTACGTCAGTTGATGAACTGCCCGATAATGCCATGTGATATTTGAGGTTTCCGGCTTTTTTTGTTTTTACTTTACTGTAACCCTTGCTCTGCATAAAATCGTCGGCTTTTTGCAAATTATTGTTTATTAAAAATACAAAGTCATCATAACTCAGCAGGTTTTGCTGGGCTTGGCACAATAAGGAGGATATACAAAGTGTAAAAGCTAACAATATTTTCTTCATGCAGTAAAACGCGGACATAAATCTATCATTTTTATATACTGTAAACAAAACTTTCAACTCAAAATAATAAATTAGCCTTTTTAGAATTATATAAATATGCCTCAAATAGATTTAGTACGCGTAAGCGGCGATTATGGCTTTGAAGCCAGCGACGAATACGGACATAACGTAAAAATGGATAGCAGCCCCGAAAGCGGCGGTGAAAATTATGGTGTACGCCCTATGCAAATGCTGTTAATGGGTTTGGGCGGATGCTCGGCCATTGATGTGATCAGCATTTTAAAGAAGCAACGCCAGGAGGTGTTGGATTACCGCATGAAAATTAACGGGGACCGAGAGCCGGGCGTTGAGCCTTCGTTATGGAAAAATATTACCATCGAATTTCATTTAAAAGGGGATATTGATGAGGATAAAGCCAAACGTGCCGTCGAACTATCGGTAAACAAATACTGCTCGGTAGCTGCCACGCTCGAGAGATCGGGTTCTGAAATATCATGGAAGGTGTTTATACATCCTGCCAACTAATCTTTTATTTATTTAAACATTTAAAATGTCAACAGATCATTTGCATCCTTTAAGCAAGGCCATCCGCATACGCGCACCTAAAACCTTGCAGCAGGAGCACTCTACACCTATATATTTAACCAGCAGTTTTACTTTTGACGAGGCCGAGGCCATGCGCGCCGCCTTTGCCGATGAAACTGATGCCAACATTTACAGCCGTTTTAGCAACCCAACGGTTGATGAATTTATTGCCAAAATGTGCGCGTTAGAAGGTGCCGATTCGGGCTTTGCTACATCAAGCGGTATGAGTGCGGTGTTTTCATCAATGTTTGCCCTGTTGCAACAAGGTGATCATCTGATTTGCTGCAGTTCGGTATTTGGCAGCACTTTTACGGTGGTAACTAAGTATTTGCCTAAATATGGCATCACTTGCACCCTTGTTCCGGCTAATGACAATGCCGCCTGGGAAGCTGCCGTGCAGCCAAACACCAAGATGGTGTATTTGGAAACACCAACAAACCCTCAGCTTGAGATATTAGACCTGGAATGGGTAGGGCAATTCACCAAAAAGCATAACTTAATTTTTAACGTAGATAACTGCTTTGCCACCCCGTTACTACAACGCCCCATTGATTTTGGTGCCGACCTGGTAGTACACTCGGCCACCAAATGGATTGATGGCCAAGGTAGGGTAATGGGCGGTATTATAGTTGGCCGCGAAGATTTAATTAAAGAGATATACCTGTTTTGCCGCAACACCGGCCCGTCGTTATCACCATTTAACGCCTGGGTACTCAGCAAAAGTTTAGAAACGCTGGATGTGCGCATGCAGCGTCATTGCGAAAATGCACTTAAAGTGGCCGAAACCTTGCAAAATCATCCGCAGGTTAGCTGGGTTAAATATCCTTTCCTGCCATCGCACCCGCAGTATGAAATTGCCCAAAAGCAAATGGCTGCCGGTGGGGGAGTTTTATGCTTTGAAATTAAAGGCGGTTTGGATGCCGGACGCAAGTTTTTGGATAGTCTTGAAATGATTTCGGTAACCGCAAATTTAGGCGATAGCCGTAGTATTGCCTCACACCCGGCCAGTACAACGCACTCTAAGCTCACCGACGCACAACGTGCGGATGTAGGAATTACCCCGGGATTGATAAGAATTTCGACAGGTTTAGAAAAAGTTGACGATATAATTGCCGATATTAGTCAGGCGCTTGAGATAAGTGCCCAATAATTTTTGTGTTATGAGTCAGGTAGTGCCAATTCAAACCCTGCATCTGTTTTCGAAGCTTGATCAATTGCTTCTTGAAGTGCTGAGACCTTTGTCATATGATGCATGGGATTCAACAACTATTTCGCCGCAGTGGACTATTAAGGACATTGCAGCGCATTTGCTTGACGGTAATTTACGTACACTTTCGATAATTAGAGATGGTTTTAAAGGTGATCCGCCCATAAACATAAATTCTTACCGCGATTTGGTAAACTACCTAAACGATCTTAACACCATATGGGTGTTGGCTTACAAGCGTGTTAGTCCAAACTTGTTGTTGCAAATGCTCGAATCTACAGGTAAAGAATACATACAGTGTCTTGAAAAACTCGAGCCATTTGATGAAGCTCTTTTTTCTGTGGCGTGGGCAGGCGAGGAGCAATCAGAAAACTGGTTCCACATAGCTCGTGAATATACCGAAAAGTGGCATCATCAGCAGCAAATACGCGAAGCCTTAGGCTTACAACAAGATCTCATGACTGCCGAATTTTTTAACCCGGTTATTGAGACCTTCATGAAGGCTGTACCACATGTTTATTCAAAAACCGAGGCTAATGTGGGAGATATTATCAGGATAGAAATAACCGGTGAAGGGGGCAATATTTGGTTCGTAGAGAAAACGTTGGGAGGCTGGCGTTTTATCAATAATATGGCCGGTGTACCTCCCATAGCTTCGGTATCAATGCCCGGTAGCGTTGCCTGGAAACTTTTCACCAAAGGCATAAAGGCCCATGAAGCAGAAAACCACATCAAAACCGAAGGTGATGATGCTTTGGTTAAGCCTCTGTTAAGTATGATTGCTGTAATGGCTTAAATGCAGATGTATATTTAAGTAAACACTATAGTTGAATTTAAGGCCGGATAGTTATTATCCGGCTTTTTTATGTTTACAACTCTTGGGTTTAAATCATAGATTGCTGTTAAACGTCTCATTTACAGTTTTATTATATATGATTTTAATCATTTTTTAATAAGTTATTGCATTACACAGCTAACCTATGTGTAGGTATTGGCATTAATGTTGAAATGTAGCAACTCAACAGAGCAACACAAAGGCTCTTGAAAAACCAACATTGTATATATGAAGCTACATTTAAGAAAAGCAGGACTATTACTCACAGGAGTGGTAGTAAGCAGCAAATTATTTGCACAAACTCCCGATTCGACTAAAAATTACGTACAGCCGTTTTCAGGCGAACAAAATTTCAGAACATGGTCAATAGGTGCACATGGCGGCATGATGTCTACTTACACTATTTTCAGAGGAAGTGAAGATTATAAAACACCAAACGAAAGATGGGGGTACGGCGGTTATGTAAAAAAACAAATACTACATTCTTTTGGCTTACAGGCCAACTTTTTCAGAGGCCACGTACAGGGAACTAATCCTGATGGTATTAACCCATTCCAGCGCTTCGAAACCAAAATTAAATATGCAGTTGACATTAGTGCCAACATTACACTTGCTAATATTAACTGGAAAAATCACAAAAGCCTTATGCAACCTTACCTGAGTGTGGGTGGTGGTAGCATGAACTACAGCACATCATTGTACGCCGCAGGTGCAACATCACCAACTACCCGTACCGATGATTACCAACAATTTTACATACCGGTAGGTGCTGGTTTGAAAGTTAACTTAGCTCCGGGTATTAACCTTGATTTAGGTTACCAGGTTAATTTTGTACAAAGCGATAACTTAGACGGTTATAACTTCGGTGGCCGTAACGATAAATTCTCATATGCTCACGCGGGTTTAGAGTTTTCTTTAGGCAAAAAATCAAAACCACAATTAGCTACCCACAACCCGGTTAACTCTATGCGTACCGAGTATTTAATGGCCGAACGTGCATTACAAATACAGGTAGATCAGCAAAAAGCTGAAAACCAGAGACTGCGCGAAGATTTAAATACTACCAACCAAAACTTAGCACGCTTAACAGTTGATACCGATGGTGACGGTGTATTAGACATCAATGATAAATGCCCTAACACGCCTAAGGGCACCAAGGTTGATGGTTCTGGCTGTCCGTTAGCTGCTCCGGTTACCAAAGTTTACGTAACTGAAGAAGATAAACGTGTAGTTAAAGATGCCATTGCAAACCTTGAGTTTGACTTAGGTAAAGCAACCATCCGCGAAAAATCGTTCCCAAGCTTAGATAGAGTAGCCGAGTTATTGGTTAACAAAAACTTCAGCTTAAAATTAGCAGGCCACACTGATAATACCGGTTCGGATGCTTTGAACTTAAAATTGTCTAAAGACAGGGCAGAATCAATTAAAGCTTATTTGGTAGGCAAAGGTGCTAATGCATCACGTATTGAGGCTACCGGTTACGGTAAAACTCAGCCAATTGCTACCAATGCTACTGCAGCTGGTCGTCAGCAAAACCGTAGGGTTGAATTTACTTTATATTAATTAATTCAGCGTTACGTAACAAAAAAACGCCAGCTCAATTGAGCTGGCGTTTTTTTGTTTGTAGTTGATTGAGCGTCATTGCGAGGAACGAAGCAATCTCTGCATATACAAATCCATCTGGTAGGACTCAGAAATTGCTTCGTTCCTCGCAATGACGTACTTTTAAGCTTTTTCCCCTCGGATAGTCAGGTTAAAAGCTTTCGTAAAACTCGGCAATACCACCAAAGTAAACTCCGTTCCAGCCATCTACAATATCGTCGTAGGCTTCGTCGGGTATGTTGGTGTGCCTTAACTCACATGATGTTCCGCTTTTATCGGCATGCAGTTTAATGGTTACAATGGATAGTTCATCCTGTCCGTCAAAATACCATTGCTGCACAATTTTTTTGTCTTCCTCAAACTCCATGTTTTTGCCAACAATGCTGCCATCCCACATGCTAAACTCGCTGCCTGGTTCGGTACTCATTTCGGCGGGTTCGCCGGTCCACAATTGTATAGTAAGCGGGTTGGTTATAGCCGCGTATATTTCCTGTGGCGTGGCCCCGATCATGTAATATTTTTTAAAATCCTTCACAAAGGCAAACTTAACAATAATACAGCTTACTTTGCATCAACCGGGCCAATTGGCAGCACGGTTTTGCCGTAAACCTCATTAAGTACACCTGCAATGCCCGTGTAAATGGCCGATGCACCGCAAATAATACCCTCGTAACCGGCCAAATGCTTAATATCTGCATTGCCGCTGGCATCGCCCCAAACCAATAAGCCAAACAATATGACCAAAGAACCAAATACGAACTGTAAGGCACGGTTTAACCTAAGCGTTCCAAAAAATAGGCAAAGTGTAAATATGCCCCACATACTAAGGTAAGCCACCATGCTGCCATTACTGGCCGGATCGGCCCAGCCCAGTTTAGGCATCACAATTAATGCTACCAATGATAGCCAGAAGAAACCGTAAGAAGTAAAGGCTGTTAAGCCAAAAGTGTTGTTCTTTTTAGCTTCAATTACTCCGGCGATAACCTGTGCAAGGCCGCCATAAAATATACCCATGGCCAAAATCATCGAGCTTAGTTCGGTAAAACCGGCGTTATGAATATTAAGTAATACGGTTGTAAGGCCAAAGGCGCATAGGCCAAGCGGGGCCGGATTGGCAATGCCATCCTTAACCACCACAGGGGTTGTTGGAATCATAATAAGAATTAGTTTATAAATGGTTAGTGGCTGCAATATAAAGTATTCACCATCATTTCACAAAAAAATGACAAACTGCTTGTACACATAAGCGTTATATTTCGATATGGCTTTACAACTTTTACTATTACGACACGGAGAGAGTGAATGGAATAAAGAGAACCGCTTTACCGGTTGGACAGATGTAGATCTCTCGGAAGAGGGCAAAAAGCAGGCTCAACACGCAGGGCAGCTTTTAAAAGCTAATGGTTTTACTTTTGATGTAGGCTTTACCTCGGTATTAAAACGCTCGATAAAAACCCTGCATATCGTGTTGGAAGAATTAGACCATCTATGGATTCCGGTACAAAAATCATGGCGTTTAAATGAACGTTTTTATGGTGCCTTGCAAGGCCTTAATAAGCAGGAAACCATTGAAAAATATGGTGAAGAACAGGTACATAAGTGGCGCCGCGACCCCGGCCGAGCATCCACCAGCTATAACCGAGGAAGACGAACGTTTTCCGGGCCATTATTTGAGGTATAATGATTTAACTTACCGCGAGTTGCCGTTAACCGAAAACCTGAGCGAAACTATGACCCGTGCCTTACCTTTTTGGCACGAGAGTATTGTACCTGCACTTCGACAAAACCAAAAAGTAATTATATGCGCCCACGGTAACAGCCTGCGAGCTTTGGTACAATACATAGATAACTTAACCGACGAACAAGTAACTGACCTGGACATACCCACAGCCACGCCTTGGGTATATGAACTGGATGACCGGCTGAACCAGATCAGGCATTATTATTTGTAGATGTGCAGATATGCTGATGAGTAGATGTGCAAATGATTGTCAGGCGGCCGTTTTTTATTTCCACCACGTCATTGCGAGATGGAAAGGGTAAAGTGCATGGTGTACCGAAGCAATCCCTGCGTAGGCAAGGCGTTTATATATAGTTCAGAGATTGCTTCGACGACCACGCTCTCCCCACCTCTGTCTCGCAATGACGTGTTATAGGGTAGGACATCTGCACATTTACTAATTTGCACATCTGCACATCAATCCCCTATGCTAATATCCGCCTACAATCAAGCTAATATTACATATATAATTTAACAGGTATAGTTTATATCTTGCGGCACAACTACACATACAAAACAACTGCGTTGCAATGTTAAAAAAGCTGCTTACTATACCTCCTTCGTTCAAAAAATTTGGCGATGAATACTTCGCCCATGAAAACTATTTCTTTTGTACCGATCCCCCCTCGGGCAAAATAGGTTCAGGAGGTGGAACTGTCAACTTACTTTACGAAGCATTTAAAAACGAAAGCAGCGAAGACAAGATAGACAATTGGCTGCAAAAAGATAACCGCCTGATCATACATGCCGGTGGACAAAGTCGCCGCGCTCCGGCTTATGCAGCCGTGGGTAAAGTGTTTACGCCTATGCCTATTTTCCGGTGGAAGCGTGGTCAGCAAATAGATCAGTCGCTGATTGACTTGCAGATACCTCTTTTTGAAGACATCTTAAACAATGCACCCGAGGGCTTGAACCATTTGGTGGCCAGCGGCGATGTACTGATACGTACCGAAGGCGCACTGCCCGAAATACCCGATGCCGATGTGGTATGCTTTGGCTTATGGGAACAGGCCGAAAAAGCCTCAAACTTTGGAGTATTCTTCTCTCAAAAAAGTGCACCTAAAGAACTGGCTTTTACCCTGCAAAAACCATCGGCCGAAAGGTTACAGGAGTTACAGCCCGACCATTTGTTTTATATCGATATAGGTATATGGCTGTTTAAACCTAAAGCGCTTAAATTAATATTTGACCGTTGCGGTTGGGACGAAGCTACCCAAAGCTTCCCTAACGGCGCACCGTCGTTTTATGATATGTACACCACCTTTGGGCAGGCATTGGGCAACAATCCTACCTTAAAGGATGAGGCCATTAATGAGCTTAAAGTTGCGGTAGTACCGCTGCCAAAGGGAGAGTTCTATCATTTTGGCAACAGTGCCGAGTTAATTGAATCGACCAGTAAACTGCAGGGATTGGTTAAAAATCAGGAAGAGATTTGGCAAAACAAAATTAAACCGACCCCTGATTTATTTACCTTGAATGCCGTAACCAAGGTTGAACTTACCAGCAAAAATAGCCATATCTGGGTAGAGAACAGTTGGATCGGTCCGCAATGGCAATTGGATAACAAACACATTATAACCGGCGCGCCTGAGAATAACTGGCAACTAACCCTGCCGGCCCAAACCTGTATTGATTTTATTCCGGTAGGCGAGGGCAATGAATACTGTGTACGGATTTATGATTTTTATAATCCGCAATTACCTAAAAGAGGTATGAATGCCGATCATATATTTAATGCCGGAGACTGGTTTTATGAGCCTGTTTACGAGGTGTTTAAAACTGATGAGCTGAATGAAGACGTTGTTCAAAATCTCATATATAATCCGTTTAGCTATGTAGGCAGCCAACGCAGGTTAATAAGCGCTGCTAACCTGGCCAATGAGGTTAATCTGTTTCGCCAATACGCGCAGCGCAATGCTTACCTTAAACTAAATATGGCTGGTATAGCCAGCAACTGGAAACGGTCGGTTTTTTACCAGCTCGATTTAAAACACGCAGCAGGTGTATACAATAAGTCGGGTTTGGAATTACCTGCCGAACTACCTGCCGATGCACCGTTACTTACCCGCC contains the following coding sequences:
- a CDS encoding 2,3-bisphosphoglycerate-dependent phosphoglycerate mutase; its protein translation is MRYNDLTYRELPLTENLSETMTRALPFWHESIVPALRQNQKVIICAHGNSLRALVQYIDNLTDEQVTDLDIPTATPWVYELDDRLNQIRHYYL
- a CDS encoding acetate uptake transporter; amino-acid sequence: MIPTTPVVVKDGIANPAPLGLCAFGLTTVLLNIHNAGFTELSSMILAMGIFYGGLAQVIAGVIEAKKNNTFGLTAFTSYGFFWLSLVALIVMPKLGWADPASNGSMVAYLSMWGIFTLCLFFGTLRLNRALQFVFGSLVILFGLLVWGDASGNADIKHLAGYEGIICGASAIYTGIAGVLNEVYGKTVLPIGPVDAK
- a CDS encoding SRPBCC domain-containing protein produces the protein MKDFKKYYMIGATPQEIYAAITNPLTIQLWTGEPAEMSTEPGSEFSMWDGSIVGKNMEFEEDKKIVQQWYFDGQDELSIVTIKLHADKSGTSCELRHTNIPDEAYDDIVDGWNGVYFGGIAEFYESF
- a CDS encoding bifunctional fucokinase/fucose-1-phosphate guanylyltransferase, giving the protein MQNNCVAMLKKLLTIPPSFKKFGDEYFAHENYFFCTDPPSGKIGSGGGTVNLLYEAFKNESSEDKIDNWLQKDNRLIIHAGGQSRRAPAYAAVGKVFTPMPIFRWKRGQQIDQSLIDLQIPLFEDILNNAPEGLNHLVASGDVLIRTEGALPEIPDADVVCFGLWEQAEKASNFGVFFSQKSAPKELAFTLQKPSAERLQELQPDHLFYIDIGIWLFKPKALKLIFDRCGWDEATQSFPNGAPSFYDMYTTFGQALGNNPTLKDEAINELKVAVVPLPKGEFYHFGNSAELIESTSKLQGLVKNQEEIWQNKIKPTPDLFTLNAVTKVELTSKNSHIWVENSWIGPQWQLDNKHIITGAPENNWQLTLPAQTCIDFIPVGEGNEYCVRIYDFYNPQLPKRGMNADHIFNAGDWFYEPVYEVFKTDELNEDVVQNLIYNPFSYVGSQRRLISAANLANEVNLFRQYAQRNAYLKLNMAGIASNWKRSVFYQLDLKHAAGVYNKSGLELPAELPADAPLLTRLHDQMFRSEVLVKTGNEGKIIEAKVYEGRAFSLLGQTIIETAKTELVEPQLNVMSDQIVWGRSPIRLDLAGGWTDTPPNCLINGGKVLNLAVELNGQPPLQVFIKPSEEFAITLRSIDLGVKEDVTTYEQLNDYNGAIGSAFSIPKAALCLAGFNPEFSEVRYSSLREQLEAFGSGIEISLLAAIPKGSGLGTSSILASTVLGTLSDFCNLKWDKYMICSRTLVLEQMLTTGGGWQDQYGGVFGGIKLLESKPGIIQQPTVRWAPDHIFTDATNASSVLLYYTGITRMAKNILAEIVKGMFLNGNQYLRILEEMNHHALKTYEAFQYGNMDDVAHAVGKSWKLNQRLDSGTNTPETQAIIDRIADYMVSCKLLGAGGGGYMLIFAKDAAAAARIRATLNANPTNKRARFVDWSISKDGFKVSRS
- a CDS encoding OsmC family protein, coding for MPQIDLVRVSGDYGFEASDEYGHNVKMDSSPESGGENYGVRPMQMLLMGLGGCSAIDVISILKKQRQEVLDYRMKINGDREPGVEPSLWKNITIEFHLKGDIDEDKAKRAVELSVNKYCSVAATLERSGSEISWKVFIHPAN
- a CDS encoding OmpA family protein, whose product is MKLHLRKAGLLLTGVVVSSKLFAQTPDSTKNYVQPFSGEQNFRTWSIGAHGGMMSTYTIFRGSEDYKTPNERWGYGGYVKKQILHSFGLQANFFRGHVQGTNPDGINPFQRFETKIKYAVDISANITLANINWKNHKSLMQPYLSVGGGSMNYSTSLYAAGATSPTTRTDDYQQFYIPVGAGLKVNLAPGINLDLGYQVNFVQSDNLDGYNFGGRNDKFSYAHAGLEFSLGKKSKPQLATHNPVNSMRTEYLMAERALQIQVDQQKAENQRLREDLNTTNQNLARLTVDTDGDGVLDINDKCPNTPKGTKVDGSGCPLAAPVTKVYVTEEDKRVVKDAIANLEFDLGKATIREKSFPSLDRVAELLVNKNFSLKLAGHTDNTGSDALNLKLSKDRAESIKAYLVGKGANASRIEATGYGKTQPIATNATAAGRQQNRRVEFTLY
- a CDS encoding trans-sulfuration enzyme family protein; protein product: MSTDHLHPLSKAIRIRAPKTLQQEHSTPIYLTSSFTFDEAEAMRAAFADETDANIYSRFSNPTVDEFIAKMCALEGADSGFATSSGMSAVFSSMFALLQQGDHLICCSSVFGSTFTVVTKYLPKYGITCTLVPANDNAAWEAAVQPNTKMVYLETPTNPQLEILDLEWVGQFTKKHNLIFNVDNCFATPLLQRPIDFGADLVVHSATKWIDGQGRVMGGIIVGREDLIKEIYLFCRNTGPSLSPFNAWVLSKSLETLDVRMQRHCENALKVAETLQNHPQVSWVKYPFLPSHPQYEIAQKQMAAGGGVLCFEIKGGLDAGRKFLDSLEMISVTANLGDSRSIASHPASTTHSKLTDAQRADVGITPGLIRISTGLEKVDDIIADISQALEISAQ
- a CDS encoding maleylpyruvate isomerase N-terminal domain-containing protein, producing the protein MSQVVPIQTLHLFSKLDQLLLEVLRPLSYDAWDSTTISPQWTIKDIAAHLLDGNLRTLSIIRDGFKGDPPININSYRDLVNYLNDLNTIWVLAYKRVSPNLLLQMLESTGKEYIQCLEKLEPFDEALFSVAWAGEEQSENWFHIAREYTEKWHHQQQIREALGLQQDLMTAEFFNPVIETFMKAVPHVYSKTEANVGDIIRIEITGEGGNIWFVEKTLGGWRFINNMAGVPPIASVSMPGSVAWKLFTKGIKAHEAENHIKTEGDDALVKPLLSMIAVMA
- a CDS encoding 2,3-bisphosphoglycerate-dependent phosphoglycerate mutase, with product MALQLLLLRHGESEWNKENRFTGWTDVDLSEEGKKQAQHAGQLLKANGFTFDVGFTSVLKRSIKTLHIVLEELDHLWIPVQKSWRLNERFYGALQGLNKQETIEKYGEEQVHKWRRDPGRASTSYNRGRRTFSGPLFEV
- a CDS encoding nucleoside recognition domain-containing protein, encoding MALNYIWIALFIIAFFVALAKLVFLGQVDAFQLLVESLFDSTQTAVMSIALPLIGTMAFWLGIMNIGEKAGAINFLSRIVGPFFNRLFPEVPKNHPATGQMMMNFSANLLGLDNAATPLGLKAMGSLQELNPSKDTASNAQIMFLVLHTSGLTLLPVSIIAQRAIFKATDPTDIFIPCIIATYVATIVGMLAVAVKQRINLFDKVVLGWLGGFTAFIGLLVWYFSAYLSKDEISTVSKVASNLLLFLIPVVFILGALYKKVNVFETFIEGAKGGLETSIKIIPYLVAMLAAIAVFRSSGALNYIIDGFKAGFTMLNVDTRFTDALPVALMKPLSGSGAKAMMMDVMKTFNPDSFAGRLACIFNGSADTTFYIVALYFGSVGIKKTRYAIPAGLIADLAGVIAAIFVAYLFFG